From one Rhineura floridana isolate rRhiFlo1 chromosome 4, rRhiFlo1.hap2, whole genome shotgun sequence genomic stretch:
- the MYCN gene encoding N-myc proto-oncogene protein yields MPGMVSKNPDLEFDSLQPCFYPDEDDFYLCGPDSAPPGEDIWKKFELLPTPPLSPSPAGLQDNPPGGAPVSWGGVALGGFRTTDPLDWASELLLLPPEADLWGNGDGGDSFETGLGEGSNLNSIIIQDCMWSSFSASEKLERAVNEKPQSKGGTAVVPATAGSAALASTTPTPTASSGNNSSNQAELNNSVSECVDPAVVFPFPINKREPAAPASASGAGAGIRVNSSSSGIAQGAATPAQRNSSGRHQNAPNDSRANNSSGDDTLSDSDEDEEEEDDEEEIDVVTVEKRRFSSCKAVTTLTIAVRPKNATTFASVRTQPNEIILKRCAPIHQQHNYAAPSPYIESEEVPPQKKLKNEASRPMKAMTQPKLKSSSPRSSDSEDSERRRNHNILERQRRNDLRSSFLTLRDHVPELVKNEKAAKVVILKKATEYVHSLQAEEHKLLLEKEKLQVRQQQLIKKLEHMQTC; encoded by the exons atgccagggatggtcAGTAAAAACCCAGATCTTGAATTTGACTCCTTGCAGCCTTGTTTCTATCCAGATGAAGATGATTTTTATTTGTGCGGTCCGGACTCTGCTCCCCCAGGGGAGGACATCTGGAAAAAGTTTGAGCTACTGCCTACACCTCCTCTTTCTCCAAGCCCGGCAGGTCTGCAAGACAACCCCCCAGGAGGAGCCCCAGTGTCATGGGGTGGAGTGGCTCTAGGGGGATTCCGAACCACCGACCCTCTGGACTGGGCATCagaattgctgctgctgcccccagaAGCCGACCTGTGGGGCAATGGAGATGGAGGGGACTCCTTTGAGACTGGCTTGGGGGAAGGCAGCAACCTCAATTCCATCATTATTCAGGACTGTATGTGGAGTAGCTTCTCTGCCAGCGAAAAGCTGGAAAGGGCAGTGAATGAGAAGCCGCAAAGTAAAGGAGGAACAGCTGTCGTGCCTGCCACAGCTGGGTCCGCCGCCCTCGCTtctaccacccccacccccaccgccAGCTCTGGAAACAATAGCAGCAACCAAGCAGAGCTCAACAACTCTGTATCGGAGTGTGTGGATCCAGCCGTGGTTTTCCCTTTCCCTATTAACAAGAGGGAACCGGCAGCCCCAGCTTCAGCCTCAGGGGCAGGGGCTGGGATCCGagtgaacagcagcagcagtgggattGCTCAAGGGGCAGCAACTCCTGCTCAGCGCAACAGCAGTGGCCGCCACCAGAATGCACCTAATGACAGCCGGGCCAACAACAGTTCGGGAGATGATACGCTCAGTGATTCTG atgaagatgaagaagaagaggatgaCGAAGAAGAAATTGATGTGGTAACTGTGGAAAAGAGGCGCTTCTCATCCTGCAAAGCTGTTACTACCCTAACTATTGCAGTGCGCCCCAAAAATGCCACCACATTTGCCTCTGTGAGAACTCAGCCAAATGAAATCATCCTAAAGCGCTGTGCCCCTATTCATCAGCAACATAACTACGCCGCGCCTTCGCCTTATATAGAAAGTGAAGAGGTGCCACCCCAGAAAAAGCTAAAAAATGAAGCGTCCCGTCCCATGAAAGCCATGACCCAGCCTAAGCTGAAGAGTTCCAGTCCTCGAAGCTCTGATTCAGAAGACAGCGAGCGTCGACGTAACCATAACATCCTGGAACGCCAGCGACGTAACGATCTGAGGTCAAGTTTTCTCACGTTAAGGGACCATGTGCCAGAACTGGTTAAAAACGAGAAAGCTGCAAAAGTTGTCATCTTGAAGAAAGCCACCGAATATGTTCATTCCCTACAGGCTGAGGAGCACAAATTGTTGCTAGAAAAGGAAAAATTGCAAGTCAGACAACAGCAGTTGAtaaaaaaattagaacatatgCAGACTtgctaa